One window of Gymnogyps californianus isolate 813 chromosome 10, ASM1813914v2, whole genome shotgun sequence genomic DNA carries:
- the CPB1 gene encoding carboxypeptidase B, with amino-acid sequence MWALLVLIGAAAVSAHLQDLAFDGQKVFRVTPQNAEQVEIINSLASNIQVDFWQPDSVTLVRPKMQVDFRVEADKSFEVEDLLKESGVEYRVLIDNLQAALDAQFDSKARTTRHSYEKYNNWETIAAWTADIAAQNPDLVSRSVIGETYEGRPMYLLKMGKSGPNKKAIFMDCGFHAREWISPAFCQWFVKETVETYGKDTVMTTLLNSLDFYVLPVVNIDGYVYAWTKDRMWRKTRSKNAGGTCLGTDPNRNFNAAWCTLGASKNPCDSTYCGSAPESEKETKALADFIREHLSTVKAYLTIHSYSQLLLFPYSYTQELPSNYEELNSIAHAASKQLASLYNTKYTYGPGATTIYPAAGGSDDWAYDQGIKYSFTFELRDTGRYGFILPESQIKPTCEETLLAVKYIANYVLEHLY; translated from the exons atgtgggCGCTCTTGGTTCTCATAGGTGCTGCAGCTGTTTCTGCTCACCTGCAGGATCTTGCCTTTGATGG GCAGAAGGTGTTTCGTGTGACTCCGCAGAATGCTGAGCAGGTGGAAATCATCAATTCCCTTGCCAGCAACATACAG GTTGACTTTTGGCAGCCAGACTCTGTCACACTGGTAAGGCCAAAAATGCAAGTTGATTTCCGAGTTGAAGCTGACAAGTCTTTTGAGGTTGAAgatcttttgaaagaaagtggAGTGGAGTATAG AGTTCTGATCGACAACCTGCAGGCTGCACTGGACGCCCAGTTTGACAGCAAAGCTCGTACCACCAGACACAGCTATGAGAAGTACAACAACTGGGAAACG ATAGCTGCTTGGACTGCTGATATTGCTGCTCAGAACCCAGACCTTGTCTCTCGCAGCGTAATTGGGGAAACATACGAAGGACGGCCAATGTACCTTCTCAAA atggGAAAAAGTGGTCCAAATAAGAAGGCCATCTTTATGGATTGTGGTTTCCATGCAAGAGAGTGGATCTCCCCTGCTTTCTGCCAGTGGTTTGTGAAAGAA ACTGTTGAGACCTATGGAAAAGACACTGTCATGACCACACTTCTCAACAGCTTGGACTTCTATGTTTTGCCTGTTGTTAATATTGATGGTTACGTTTACGCTTGGACAAAG GATCGCATGTGGAGAAAGACACGCTCTAAAAATGCTGGTGGGACTTGCCTTGGTACAGATCCCAACAGGAATTTTAATGCTGCCTGGTGCA ctcttGGGGCCTCAAAAAACCCCTGTGATTCCACTTACTGTGGCTCTGCACCTGAGTCTGAAAAGGAGACCAAGGCTTTGGCTGATTTTATTCGTGAACATCTTTCTACAGTCAAGGCATACTTGACGATTCACTCCTATTCCCAGCTGCTACTGTTTCCTTATTCATATACTCAGGAATTACCATCAAATTACGAGGAACTG AATTCCATTGCTCATGCTGCATCCAAACAGCTGGCCAGTTTGTATAATACCAAATATACATATGGCCCAGGAGCTACAACAATCT ATCCTGCTGCAGGGGGCTCTGATGACTGGGCTTACGATCAAGGCATCAAGTACTCTTTCACTTTTGAGCTCCGAGACACTGGTAGATATGGTTTTATTCTCCCTGAATCTCAGATAAAGCCAACCTGTGAAGAGACTTTACTTGCTGTTAAATATATTGCCAATTATGTCCTTGAGCACTTGTATTA